Proteins encoded in a region of the Solanum dulcamara chromosome 9, daSolDulc1.2, whole genome shotgun sequence genome:
- the LOC129903909 gene encoding uncharacterized protein LOC129903909 codes for MGFRRRRRLYSLPISPLILFGVVLIVLCCSFVNGNSNATQIPITPINHDLYHTRGALLEEIEALVHRHPSKLSMETFSTQNKGYHAETTVVTYCRNKKDCDDRSKLRILLSFGQHARELITTELALRILSILSEEEFLSSAYPLNLNNTLDKLVIKVIPMENVNGRKLVEAGDLCERRNGRGVDLNRNWSVDWGKKEKDYDPYEENPGSAPFSEPETQIMRKICASFEPHVWVNVHSGMEALFMPYDHKNTTPEGLPSQRMRLMLEKLNRFQLNDRCLVGSGGGSVGYLAHGTATDYMYDIARVPMSFTFEIYGDGTASSRDCFKMFNPTDITTFNRVLNDWSAAFFTLFSFGGVQMKELHPNATGSSFEKWVSIDDYLNGYLMERKSRYGKKMEVLELGMQEIRTYFRLFLLSSVLLMFMFCSRISKSGRQIVSAMSL; via the exons ATGGGGTTTCGTCGTCGCCGACGTTTGTATTCGTTACCCATTTCGCCGTTAATCTTGTTTGGAGTTGTGTTGATTGTCCTGTGTTGTTCGTTTGTCAATGGAAATTCTAATGCCACGCAGATTCCTATTACTCCCATCAATCACGATCTTTATCATACAAG GGGAGCTTTGTTGGAAGAGATAGAAGCGTTGGTCCATAGACACCCAAGCAAGCTCTCT ATGGAGACATTTTCCACTCAAAACAAAGGGTATCATGCAGAAACAACTGTAGTTACTTATTGCCGGAACAAGAAAGACTGTGATGACAGGTCAAAGCTTAGGATCCTTCTT AGTTTTGGCCAGCATGCGAGGGAGCTCATTACTACGGAGCTCGCGTTGCGGATTCTTTCCATTTTAAGTGAAGAGGAATTCTTATCTAGTGCTTACCCGCTTAATTTAAATAACACGCTTGATAAGCTTGTCATAAAG GTTATTCCAATGGAGAATGTGAATGGGCGTAAACTTGTTGAAGCAGGGGATCTCTGTGAAAGAAGAAATG GAAGAGGAGTTGATCTTAATCGGAATTGGAGCGTGGATTGGGGCAAGAAAGAGAAG GATTATGATCCCTATGAAGAGAATCCCGGGTCTGCCCCTTTTAGTGAGCCCGAGACACAAATTATGCGGAAAATATGTGCATCATTTGAACCACATGTATGGGTTAACGTGCATTCTGGAATGGAG GCTCTATTTATGCCATATGATCACAAGAACACGACTCCGGAAGGATTACCTTCTCAGAGAATGAGATTAATGCTTGAAAAGCTGAATCGTTTTCAACTGAATGATCGTTGCTTAGTTGGATCTGGCGGAGGCTCTGTCGG ATATCTAGCTCATGGGACAGCAACTGATTACATGTATGATATTGCAAGAGTGCCCATGTCTTTCACCTTCGAG ATCTATGGTGATGGCACAGCCTCGTCAAGGGACTGCTTTAAGATGTTCAATCCCACTGACATCACTACTTTTAAT AGAGTTCTCAATGACTGGTCTGCTGCATTCTTTACATTGTTCAGTTTCGGCGGGGTCCAGATGAAGGAACTTCATCCAAATGCAACTGGATCCAGTTTCGAGAAGTGGGTTTCTATCGATGATTATCTGAACGGTTATTTAATGGAAAGGAAGAGTAGATACGGGAAGAAAATGGAGGTGCTTGAGCTGGGAATGCAGGAGATTAGGACATACTTTAGATTGTTCTTGTTATCATCTGTACTTCTGATGTTTATGTTTTGTTCAAGAATCTCAAAGAGCGGCCGGCAAATTGTTTCTGCTATGTCCTTGTGA